A genomic region of uncultured Paludibaculum sp. contains the following coding sequences:
- a CDS encoding AAA family ATPase has product MRASLNSIRPRGLGAEGLNDLAARLRRRIVGQTEAIDEIVPYVELFEAGLAPAGRPAGVFLLLGPTGTGKTRTVEALAETLHGSERHVLRIDCGEFQLEHEVAKLIGAPPGYLGHRETQPMVSQQKLNAVASERSGLSIVLLDEIEKAAPSMTRLLLGVLDKASLKLGDNTTVNFERSLIFMTSNLGARAMMAEVQDRFGLAAALPRGASSKALRSLGLAAVRKRFSPEFVNRVDAILTYQPLDRAAVEQILDLQLEVLARHIDTRLGPAGFRLSLTWAAREFLIERGTSSEYGARELKRVIHRHLIQPLARLVLDQAAEPGEMLTVDVGPDGNSLRFAPKFEDACAA; this is encoded by the coding sequence ATGCGCGCTTCATTGAATTCGATACGGCCCCGCGGGTTAGGTGCGGAGGGCTTGAATGACTTGGCTGCCCGGCTGCGGCGGCGGATTGTGGGCCAGACAGAGGCCATCGACGAGATTGTGCCTTACGTCGAGCTGTTCGAGGCGGGGCTCGCTCCGGCCGGGCGCCCGGCGGGCGTATTCCTGTTGCTCGGACCAACTGGTACGGGCAAAACCCGGACGGTGGAGGCTCTGGCGGAGACACTGCACGGCAGCGAGCGTCATGTGCTGCGCATCGACTGCGGTGAGTTTCAGCTGGAGCACGAGGTCGCGAAGTTGATTGGGGCGCCGCCCGGCTATCTGGGTCATCGCGAGACGCAGCCGATGGTGAGCCAGCAGAAGCTGAATGCCGTGGCGAGCGAACGTAGCGGCCTGTCCATCGTCCTGCTGGATGAGATTGAGAAGGCGGCGCCGTCGATGACCCGGCTGCTGCTGGGCGTGCTGGACAAGGCATCGCTGAAACTGGGCGACAACACCACAGTGAACTTCGAGCGCAGCCTGATCTTCATGACGTCGAACCTTGGGGCGCGGGCGATGATGGCCGAGGTCCAGGACCGCTTTGGCCTGGCGGCGGCCCTGCCGCGAGGCGCCAGTTCGAAGGCCTTGCGGAGCCTGGGGCTGGCGGCGGTCCGCAAGCGATTCTCGCCCGAGTTTGTGAACCGCGTGGACGCGATCCTTACCTACCAGCCGCTGGATCGCGCGGCGGTCGAGCAGATTCTCGACCTGCAACTGGAAGTGCTGGCGCGGCACATCGACACGCGGCTGGGGCCGGCCGGGTTCCGGCTTTCCTTGACGTGGGCGGCTCGTGAATTCCTGATTGAGCGCGGCACCAGCTCGGAATATGGCGCCAGGGAGTTGAAGCGGGTGATCCACCGTCACCTGATCCAGCCCCTGGCAAGGCTTGTCCTGGACCAGGCGGCGGAGCCGGGCGAGATGCTTACCGTGGACGTGGGGCCGGACGGCAACTCGCTCCGCTTTGCGCCGAAATTCGAAGATGCATGCGCGGCGTAA